A segment of the uncultured Desulfobulbus sp. genome:
TTTGTCGGTGTATTGTGCAGCTCTCAGATTGTGTGAACTGAGGCTGTATTTATAGCGCGATTTTATAAATCTTCTGCCGCCGTTTGCAATCTGAAATCGAATGTGACTCAGAAAAAAATGCAGTGTTGTCCCCCTGCCGCCAGCCAGAGAGGAGATCGAATTATTGCGACGGGCTCAGCTCTCTGCTTTCAGTGGGGAAATTTTCTTTGATTCACACTTGAATCCGGCTAGTATACATCTAATTTAATTAAAATTATCTTTAAATAGAGGTGCACTATGTCAAACTGGTTTGTCGCCATCAATGGCCAATCTCTTGGACCCTTTAGCCAGCAGCAGATCCTTTCCGGTCTTGCCAGCGGCCAATACAACGAGTCGACCATGGTCTGGCGCGATGGTTTTGGTGACTGGATGTGCATTGGGCAGGTGGCTGAACTGCAGGCAGGGCAGGGGGGGGCACCAACACCACCGCCTTTCTCCGGTCAGGAAGCGCATGAGATTGATTATACGATTTTTGGCAACGAGATGCAGTTTGTCGAGGTGGAACTTGATCCTCAGGAGAGTGTGGTTTCCGAGGCGGGCGCCATGATGTACATGCATGATCATATTGTCATGGAAACCGTGTTTGGTGATGGTTCACGCAGTTCCAGTTCAGGCGGATTCCTTGATAAGATGTTGGGTGCAGGAAAACGGTTGATTACCGGTGAGGGGCTTTTTATCACCATGTTTACCTATACCGGTCAGGGGAAGGGCAAGGTGGCCTTTGCTTCGCCCTATCCGGGGAAAATTATTCCACTTGATTTACCCAAGTATGGTAATCGGATAATCTGCCAGAAAGATGCCTTTCTCTGTGCAGCCAAAGGGGTTTCCATTGGTATTGCCTTTCAGAAAAAGATCGGAGCGGCGCTTTTTGGCGGTGAAGGATTCATCATGCAGCAGTTGGATGGCGATGGCTTGGTGTTTGTCCATGCAGGCGGAACAATTGTCGAAAAAGAGCTGGCCGCAGGAGAAACCATGCGGGTGGATACGGGCTGTCTGGTGGCTCTGACCTCTTCGGTAAATTATGATATCGAGTTTGTCGGAAACGTGAAATCAGCCTTATTTGGTGGTGAGGGATTCTTTTTTGCGAACCTGCAGGGGCCGGGGCATGTCTGGTTGCAGTCGCTGCCGTTCTCCCGACTGGCCGGTCGCATCTGGGAAGCAGCACCCCAGACCATGGGCGGCAGTCAAGGCGAAGGCTCGGTGCTGGGAGGATTGGCCAATATGTTTGAGCGGTAAAAGAGAGAAGTTTGCATACGTCGCGGGTGGTGTGCTTGCCTCCTGTTCAGGTGCAGCAACTGAAGGCCTGTAGGAGTCGGGCCTTGCCCGCGACCAAAAACAGCAGCCTGCTCAATCCCCTGTCACTTCCCCGTATCCTCGATAAATCCCTGCATAACAGCGCTGATCCCCAAGCGGCCTGCCAGGGTATCCAACCAGATGCGTTCTGCCTCGGTGTCAATTTCCACCGTCGCAACTGCGAGCATATACATGGTTTTGGCAACGGCTGGATCATTAATTCCCTCAACCAGCTCATCGATGGTTTTGGGCTGGTGGAGTTCACCAAGCAAGAACATCTTTTCTTCCTGACTGAGCTCAGCACCCCGTAATTTGTCGAGGACCGCTCGCTCCTCATCCGCATCCATTTCACCATCGGCATGGGCTGCCGCAGCCATAACCTGAATCAAGCGGGTGGCTAGGTCGCTTCCTGAGATTGATGTGGTAGCAGGGGTAAGGGGCGTCGCTGCCACTGGGGGAGGAGCGGGTGTTGCCCCAGGCACTGGTGGTGGCGGTGCTGCAGTTGTTCCCCCACCTGGAGGTGGAGGCGGTGCCATGGTTCCACTCCCGCCTGGGGGAGGAGGTGGCGTTTGAGAGGATGGACTGCCAGTGGGCTGTTGTCCTTTTTGTTTGAGGATTTCATAGGCCCCGACTCCGAGGCCGATCATGGTCATCAAGCCTGAACCGGCTCCTAAACCACCAAGCCCGGATTGTTGATTTCCGGACCCCATGACCTCGCCTACAATCTTTCCTAATAATTTCTCTGCGTCA
Coding sequences within it:
- a CDS encoding TIGR00266 family protein; translated protein: MQAGQGGAPTPPPFSGQEAHEIDYTIFGNEMQFVEVELDPQESVVSEAGAMMYMHDHIVMETVFGDGSRSSSSGGFLDKMLGAGKRLITGEGLFITMFTYTGQGKGKVAFASPYPGKIIPLDLPKYGNRIICQKDAFLCAAKGVSIGIAFQKKIGAALFGGEGFIMQQLDGDGLVFVHAGGTIVEKELAAGETMRVDTGCLVALTSSVNYDIEFVGNVKSALFGGEGFFFANLQGPGHVWLQSLPFSRLAGRIWEAAPQTMGGSQGEGSVLGGLANMFER
- a CDS encoding DUF533 domain-containing protein, whose product is MFDAEKLLGKIVGEVMGSGNQQSGLGGLGAGSGLMTMIGLGVGAYEILKQKGQQPTGSPSSQTPPPPPGGSGTMAPPPPPGGGTTAAPPPPVPGATPAPPPVAATPLTPATTSISGSDLATRLIQVMAAAAHADGEMDADEERAVLDKLRGAELSQEEKMFLLGELHQPKTIDELVEGINDPAVAKTMYMLAVATVEIDTEAERIWLDTLAGRLGISAVMQGFIEDTGK